A region of the Oncorhynchus gorbuscha isolate QuinsamMale2020 ecotype Even-year unplaced genomic scaffold, OgorEven_v1.0 Un_scaffold_1118, whole genome shotgun sequence genome:
AGCAACTAAATCCTATCAACTTTATGGTACATtacaccacctactgtactggagggtGGGCCAGCAACTAAATCCTATCAACTTTATGGTACATtacaccacctactgtactggagggtGGGCCAGCAACTAAATCCTATCAACTTTATGGTACATtacaccacctactgtactggagggtGGGCCAGCAACTAAATCCTATCAACTTTATGGTACATtacaccacctactgtactggagggtGGGCCAGCAACTAAATCCTATCAACTTTATGGTACATtacaccacctactgtactggagtgtgggccAGCAACTAAATCCTATCAACTTTATGGTACATtacaccacctactgtactggagggtGGGCCAGCAACTAAATCCTATCTCCCAGCCCCGTTCTCTTAAAAGTATCAATAAATTTATCGACTGTATCTAACAATGTTCTTCTTATTAAACTCAATTCCTGCTTGCACACTGCTGGGGTGGGAGAATCCTTACTCCTGTCTTTGTGGTGTCAGAGAAATGCTATAGGAAGAGAGACTTTTCAAACAATATATTTATTGTAAGATATGCAAAAATGAAGCAATCAACCATCACTAAGAATAGTCCGTGTTGAAAGCTCAATGAACAGAGCTGTCTTTAGCCTTTTATTGAAAGTACATCCCTTTTTATCGTTGACAGTTAGCAGATGTTCAGAAACAGACACTGGAAACAGATTTGCACGAAGTAATTTAGCTGGTCTGTGTAGATCATGATGGCTGATATTGCCACCACTCACTGTTCCTCCCTGCACTTCCCACATAGCTACATTCCTGCTGATTGTAAACAGCGGAGGTCACATACTGTGGTAGCACCCAAACAGCTCATACATCTGTACGCTCAGAGTTATGACTAAGTCACACAAGACAAGCCTGTATCAGCAAAGAATATTAGCATATAACAATAGACAATTCCCTCAGTAATATAGTAAAATATAACAATAGACAATTCCCTCAGTAATATAGTAAAATATAACAATAGACAATTCCCTCAGTAATATAGTAAAATATAACAACAGACAATTCTCTAAGTAAAAACAGTATAGTATGTCTAATTTAACAGTATAGTAGAATAATATAAAACTATAATATTAATGATAAAACACCAGAAAGCAAACGTgtgtcacaacttccgccgacGTTGGTCCCctcttgttcgggcggcgtttggCGTTccacgtcaccgaccttctagccatcgccgatccacttttcatttagtcttgtcttccatcagtgatgactcttgcactgagatgctgaACCTTAGAACGCTACGCCACTCAGGACCAGtctattacaccatccatccatcagactagaacagaccttcaggaccaatctattacaccatccatccaccagactagaacagaccttcaggaccaatctattacaccatccatccaccagactagaacagaccttcaggaccaatctattacaccatccatccaccagactagaacagaccttcaggaccaatctattacaccatccatccaccagactagaacagaccttcaggaccaatctattacaccatccatccaccagactagaacataccttcaggaccaatctattacaccatccatccaccagactagaacagaccttcaggaccaatctattacaccatccatccaccagactagaacataccttcaggaccaatctattacaccatccatccaccagactagaacagaccttcaggaccaatctattacaccatccatccaccagactagaacagaccttcaggaccaatctattacaccatccatccaccagactagaacagaccttcaggaccaatctattacaccatccatccaccagactagaacagaccttcaggaccaatctattacaccatccatccaccagactagaacagaccttcaggaccaatctattacaccatccatccaccagactagaacataccttcaggaccaatctattacaccatccatccaccagactagaacagaccttcaggaccaatctattacaccatccatccaccagactagaacagaccttcaggaccaatctattacaccatccatccaccagactagaacagaccttcaggaccaatctattacaccatccatccaccagactagaacagaccttcaggaccaatctattacaccatccatccaccagactagaacagaccttcaggaccaatctattacaccatccatccaccagactagaacagaccttcaggaccaatctattacaccatccatccaccagactagaacagaccttcaggaccaatctattacaccatccatccaccagactagaacagaccttcaggaccaatctattacaccatccatccaccagactagaacagaccttcaggaccaatctattacaccatccatccaccagactagaacagaccttcaggaccaatctattacaccatccatccaccagactagaacagaccttcaggaccaatctattacaccatccatccagaaCAGACCTACACATagtctgtgtctgaaatggcatcctattacctatatactgtcaggtgaCATTCCAGATGCAGCCATCCTCTCTAATAGTTAGAAGTCAAACAAATGATGTCAGGAACTCCAAATGTCATTAAGTCGCACAAATCATCATCGCCATGGTGATGCTCCATGACATCATTTATTTGGTCGGTTGAAGTGTTGTAGAGGAGTGGGTATAGCAGTACTACACTctaagaaaaaaaggtgctatctagaacctgaaagggttcttcggctgtccccataggaaaaccctttgaagaacccttttgtgttTCAGTTAGAACctctttggttccaggtagaactctttagggttccatgtagaaccctttcaacAGACCAGATGCTTTTTAACTTTCTGTGGAGAAACCGAACCCGTCACATTAGgaaactgttgtaatgaacacatGAGTGGTGGGCTGAATTGTCTGGACATTCCTAccttaaataatacttttaagatcaattTGATAAAACACTACATAAGAagacctacttctatgtgaaACCTTATTCCTCATCATGCCTTTTCTactttggtggccttaacttcatgttggtttgctattgacaaagttccagtgaagcTCTGCATTTCCTCAGCAGGTTTTCTAGTCATGAACCTTCATTTAGAAGCATAATTTCTCTCCACACGTATATTATATCTGGAATAATCAGCACATATTGTGTAACAATAAatctttgtttttagaatattggttcagaaataatatcctatCCTTATCACTTGACAAGATCCCTATTTCGTCTAAAGAGTTTACAATTATTTTAGTctccattccctcaggtgttgctttaTTATTCAGGAACATGTTAAGACCCTCAGAACCTACCTTAGATTACAGCTGTTGACTCAATAGTAGTAAAGATTTGTTCTtgttttggtccattcaacaacagagtgaTACTTTCCTTGTATCAACAGGATTTTGTATCTCTCTATACACCTTATGTCATACCTTATTGGAATTGTTTTATTGATAATATTTGTTGTCTCACACAAACGTACTGACTAACACAATTAAGGATGTTTATTATAAAATGATCAATttatattatcctgccaaccactatatgaagaagttttaAAAAAGAAATACATTCAAATTGTACCGTTTGAAATGACCACCCAGTAACCGTGTTGAATCTTTTTTTATGGTATTCAAGTAAAGaatctgtggcaagacatcagtagatttataatGGAACATATTCATGAAGATTTTACACAATTATGGAGAGATGTACTGCATGAATACTTTACCTACGATATAAATAATTTGGATAGATATTTTTCTTCTTCGTTCACTCgccgtacagtaggtggcggtaatacTCCAATAGGTGTAGTCTGCCATAAAACCCTAAagaagaacaagacaacaggaAATTGTTGACGAGAACAGTTTGGGTCGAACAGTTCCTATCATACAAGAAACAGTAGCTTCCCAATGGATCGGGTAACTCTGGTTTTAACATTATATGCCCACTGTGTTGTATAAAATGTCTAGGCCTCGTTTTCATCATATTTGAACCTCTACATTGCTGTGTTCTGTttggagcggcaggtagcctagtggttagagcgttgggtcagtaaccgaatccccgagctgaccagATAAACatatgtcgttctgtccctgaacaaggcagtttaaccaaCTTTGtatgtattatggatccccattagctgccaaggcagcagctactcttcctggggtccagcaaaattaaggcagtaaaTACAATCATGTTTAGCCAGTTATGGTAAACTGTAGCTAGTGTCGTGGAAATTTTGGGTAATCACATTTCACAAATACTGGAGCCTGTGAGTACAAGTAGATTTTTTATTACTTCATAATTGTTGGTAAAatgattaaatgactgaacaaatcattttaaatggaactgtaactaagtaaacttatactctgttttatatctgattaacaatatgagttcataagatgtgattgtgtgacacagacaaggagtaattaaagttaatgaacaccattccaactaggaagaaaGAAGTGAACTGTGTAAACAGATAAGGttgttaacctatggttgaaccgacgaaactgacctctggggtttttagataagacaatgagtgcattcctaggttttctgttaattagaactgtcatCTAAGTGGTGattgataatgttgaggggtcaaaagttaccTGGGAGTGTGTTGTAAGTTAGAAtgaacttacatttacattacatttaagtcatttagcagacgctcttatccagagcgacttacaaattggtgcattcaccttatgacatccagtggaacaaccaatttacaatagtgcatctaaatattttaaggggggagggggtgagaaggattactttatcctatcctaggtattccttaaagaggtggggtttcaggtgtctccggaaggtggtgattgactccgctgtcctggcgtcgtgagggagtttgttccaccattggggagccagagcagcgaacagttttgactgagctgagcgggaactgtacttcctcagtggtagggaggcgagcaggccagaggtggatgaacgcagtgcccttatttgggtgtagggcctgatcagagcctggaggtactgaggtgccgttcccctcacagctccgtaggcaagcaccatggtcttgtagcggatgcgagcttcaactggaagccagtggagagagcggaggagcggggtgacgtgagagaacttgggaaggttgaacactagacgggctgcggcgttctggatgagttgtaggggtttaatggcacaggcagggagcccagccaacagcgagttgcagtaatccagacgggagatgacaagtgcctggattaggacctgcgccgcttcctgtgtgaggcagggtcgtactctgcggatgttgtagagcatgaacctacaggaacgggccaccgccttgatgttagttgagaacgacagtttgttgtccaggatcacgccaaggttcttagcgctcttaacttttcacctcactttgtccctgtcgagaggaggggtttctgttaagcaatgaaatgacgtcatgttttgtatataaactgttgctcaTGGTGAAgtggcagcgcgctccgagaataaattctgtTACCTATTATTAAAAAGACTGGGctccgtctattttatgcaaacaagaatcttacaaattctaaTAAAATAGTTTAAGGGTTGTCAATTAATGAAAACACATTAgcataattaaattacagtaacaatAATAAAAGCAGAGCTGGAATCATGAAAACGACTGCCTTCCAGTCTTGACACAGAATATTTATACATTTGTCCTTCTTACTTCACACTCATCGTAAGTCCTCTTAATGGCTTATCACCTGTTGCATTTAGCCACCGTTATCATATTGCCTTCATATTAGGACATGCAACCTGTAGAGTCACATAAATAGTTTTTAAACATGTAGGACCACAGCAACAGACCTTGGTGtagcagtataactttagaccgtaccctcgcccatacccgggcccctctgcacacatcaacaacagtcacccacgaagcatcgttacccatcgctccacaaaagccgcggcccctgcagagcaaggggaactactacttcaagttctcagagcaagtgacgtcactgattgaaacgctatttagcgtgcaCCGCTAACtcagctagccgtttcacatccgttacattggCACTCTATAGGATTAACCAATCCATGACATCCTGCTGACTACTGAAAGGGGAACCCCTGTTCTGGGAAAAACCCAAGAGGTGTAACCATAGTTGGCCATAACAGTTACAAGAATAACCATGTGCTTGTCTAATGGTGTCCAAAGACAGAGAGCACATAGATGCACTAGTTTTGCTGGCTccttctgaaataaataattgccACATATGTACTGAACAATTCACAATACTAGCTACCTGATAGGAGTGCTGGTGTTGGATTTTCCAGTTCCTATACTGTTTTTTTAGAAGTAGTAAGCTGAATCGATATGGACATGGACTTAACCATTAGTATATGTGTAAGCAGAACCAATGTGTATGTGCCACCTGAGTCAATATGCACCTCTATtatgggcggcaggtatcctagtggttacaatattgggccagtaaccgaaaagtttgCTAAGGaggaatccccaagctgacaaggtaaaaaatctgtcattctgcacctgaaaagggcagttaacccactgttcctaggccaccattttaaataagaatatgtgacttgcctagttaaattaagattACATAAAGAAATGGACCATCTTGGCTTTGTGCTAAGCCATGTAATAAAGTCTATATAAATGTAATGTTCCGGTATCCTCGACGCTAGCTGGGTACGTTAGCTTACGAGGTACATTAATAGCTTTAGGTTGGTTGTTTTTATGTTAAACTTCAAGATTTACACCAAGGACGTTGCCTCTCGGATCATCACTCTCCCTCGCTTGGGCAAGGGACATTTAAGGCACTCAGATGTAAAACGCAATTCAAGGGTTGAGGGTTTAGCCGAAGGCTGTTGAGTTTGAAACGCAGCTGGAAGGCAATCAGGAAGATGCTAGATCAGTTGGGACCATTATAggcaatgagagggcagatatgcGTGTTGCCACAAAGTCAAACGCCTATATCGTATTTGTATTTAAGTTTAGGCATAAAGGTAGTGTTTTCAATGTTAGGGTTAAAATCACATTTAAAAATATCAGTTGTAGAAATGGGTGTGTTCTATGGCTTTgtttgtggtaactagtgacgaccaggCACTACTTCCAtacaaagtgttttttttttctcctcaaAGTTTCCTTGGATGTGAGGTGTCCTACTTTTACCaatacactcctaacaaccaactcgttaccaatacactcctaacaaccaactcgttaccaatacactcctaacaaccaactcgttaccaatacactcctaacaaccaactCGTTACCAATGCACTCCTAACAACCAACTCGTTACGAAAATGTATATATGATCAAATAAGCCAGAAGCCAGATTTTGGGCCCAGTTATCCCTCTTGCTTCTCCACTTCTGTGTTGTTTGATAGGAAATGACTGCTATAAAGAAATATGGTGGAAACGAGCCCATACCCACCAATCCAACGCTCTTAGATTTGTGGCTTATAGTGAACGATTGAACATTTCAGGTAAAAGGGGATATTCTAGGGATGCACCCAAATCaaagggttagactgaattaatACAATATTTGGTTTAATGATCAACTGTAAAACTTATTGTGGCCAACAGGACAAAGCTAGCccgtccccctccaccctccaggaGTCCCCAGGTCGACTGCCTCTCCGTACTCTACTGCTGGGTCTGGTTGACTGCAGGAAAACACCGGGGCAGAGTGGAactgagagaggagaaggagaagaggaacaTGGAGATATGATTTCATTAAGTAAGAACCATGTGGATTAGATTAGTCTGCTTCTTTAACAATTAATTGGTTAATTATATATTGCTGACAATATCTGGTCGTTCCACCTAATTTTGAGAAGCTCCCCCCAAAACACTTTCAGATTTCACCTAATTTTAACATTCTTTCatgaagagcacatgttcaacttcataaaaacatgttttctccAGAGGTTATATGAAAATAAATACTGTACTAAGTGCCAATGTgctaaataaagtaacaggggACAACTGAAAACAACAAAACCACTAGTTTACATTGGTAAAATTAGTCCTTTAAATCAGCCAAAAATTTGCTTATGACAATGGAAGTTGACAGGGTCAATGGAAGCTACTTTTGTTCCACCAGGAGTGAACATTGAATACAAGCTTCAATTCTACCATATCAATTTATGGGCAAAATGGTTCACTTGCTCGGTTTTCAACAAAAAACACCAGAGAATTGATAAAAAGACTAGAGCCAGCTTACCTGCCTTTGCTCTATAATTTGACTGTTTAATGTCCAATGTTTCTTTTCCCCCAAAAATGTAAGGAACCGTTTCACCATATTACATCatgggttgaccttaaaatgggggacagatgtaaatgaatcactaattaaatgaaataaatcatgttcagaaatgactgtcaaagtaaccaaataactagggctttagaTGCACACTAATCATTTcctattaaactgattatggcattagtcatgtaaacaTCTTACTCTGCTGATCTTAATTGGTGTGAGGTCATAACTGAAGTAAGGATACAcctttaaaaacacctggttttctgaacAATCTTTAGaatgattaggacatgtaaacactTTAATCAGAgttatagaggtgtatttaatctgCATGTGCTAACACAAGCAGCACAAAACATTATTTTGACCGAATGCAGTGAGTTCAGGGAACTGAAAATATGCAGCTTAGAAATAGTTTGCACATACAAAACTTATTTTTACCTATTGCTTCATAAACCACAGTGGCTGTGGTAGAAAGTTTATTTTGATTGGCCATTTTCTGCGTTTATCAAAGTCCCAtcagcctgatttcagatgtgtccatgtaaacaggttTATTAGAGAGATTGTTCTTTCAAAGCATGTCAACGATTTAAAATGTAATACTGATGCACAATTTCTATTGGAAAAATATGAAAGGGACCCAAAAGGCCTTAATTTCATGGAAGGACCCATCTGTTTACGGACTCATATTTGCAAAACCTAATTATTCAATATCTTTGTTTCACAGGGGACATCCCTAATCGTTGCTCTCTAAGTGGGAGGGGCTTATcatctggggagcctcaacaacattaTGATGCTGACAAGaaagagaagagtctctccagatcagaacacctcaaACACCAGCATAGAGGTACAGGGAAGAAACCTCACCACTGCTCTgtctgtgggaagagttttgctaaACAAGACTTGACAAATCATGAGCAAATTCACACTCTAGAGCATGCATCTAATACCTTAAAATCTCAGAGAATTAATTCAGGGGAGGGACCTTATACCTGCTTTGATTGTGGGAAATACTTAAATCAGTCAAGAGCCCAGACTAACCACAAACACACAGGagtgaagccttatagctgtgatcagtgtgggaagagcttcaatcaTTCAGGATCCCTGACTATtcaccaacgcatacacacaggagagaagccttatagctgcgatcagtgtgggaagagcttcaatcaTTCAGGATCCCTGACTCTacaccaacgcatacacacaggagagaagccttatagctgtgatcagtgtgggaagagcttcaatcaATCAGGATCCCTGACTCTacaccaacgcatacacacaggagtgaagccttatagctgtgatcagtgtgggaagagcttcaatcaTTCAGGAAACCTGACTACACACCAACTCATACACACAGGAGCGAAGCCTTATAACTGTGATCATTGTGGAAAGAGCTTCAGTCGATCAGGAGACCTGATCAAacaccaacgcatacacacaggagagaagccttatagctgtgatcaatgtgggaagaacTTCAATCAATCAGGACACCTGACTGcacaccaacgcatacacacaggagagaagccttatagctgtgatcagtgtgagaAGAGTTTCAGGACATCAGATCACCTGACTATacaccaacgcatacacacaggagagaagccttatagctgtgatcagtgtgagaAGATTTTCAGGACATCAGATCACCTGACtatacaccaacacatacacacaggagagaagccttatagctgtgatcagtgtgggaagagtttcaggACGTCAGATCACCTGACTAAacaccaacgcatacacacaggagagaagccttatagatgtgatcaatgtgggaagagcttcagtcGATCAGGATCCCTGACTACACACCAActcatacacacaggagagaagccttatagatgtgatcagtgtgggaagagttttgctcGTTCAGGGTCACTGATAAAACACCAGAAAGCACAAACATGTTTTCTttcatctcccttctctctggcACCAGTTCCAGATCCCTAAATAAAGTTTACATAGAAAACATCTTGTAAACAGTCATCCATCTCCCATTCTCTAACACTTTAGTATGTCTGATTGCCATGGTAACATGTGTAGCATAATATGCAGCTCTGGATCCATATGTTACAAGCGTCTTGGAGTAGAAGtgctgtgtgtggtggggtgggggaggaggtgtTCAGAGGTATCTTTTAATTTATGAACTCATATTATCCATTAAATAATGTATAATAAAAAAGTTTAACCAATGGTAGGTGTATATTCATGTGTGGGGGAAATGTTATCTGAAGAGAGAGTCTTGAATTGTACATCATGTCTCATATAGTCATTGGTTCCTGTAGGTGCTGGGTAGAGATATGAGGGGGAGACGGTCATGACCCCATCAGACCTTTTGGCAGAACGCTCAGAATATGTTCTATAATTTACATGCAGGAACCAAATGTTAATGATGAATAATGTAAATCATAACTTGTCTGTGTTACCAGTATATAAGAGGACTAACGGGACTGCCCCGAAAGAGCTCCTGACCGTAAGTTTGTTGGAATCTCTCCAGCTGGCTGATAATAAATAATTATTAATTTAAGTTTGACTGAGTCCTTGGTAGTAATTTCCACGACACGTGTATTCAATACAAAAACACATTAAATCCTTTATCTtatgtcgcactgcatgaggcaaatggtggtcacaccagatactgactaccgttttttttaaggtatctgtgaccaacagatgcatacagttgaagtcggaagtttacatacaccttcgccaaacacatttaaactcagtttttcacaaatcatgacatttaatcctagtacaaattccctgttttaggtcagttaggatcaccactttattttaagaatgtgaaatgtcagaataatagtggtgtcatgttttgtcattgattatcatgtcttgtctctgtgcttcccttctattcgtttccctctgctggttttattaggttctttccctctttctatccctctctctccccctccctctctccctctctcgctctctctctctatcgttccgttcctgctcccagctgttcctcattctcctaactacctcatttactcttttcacacctgtcccctattttgccctctgatcagagtccctatttctccctctgttttccgcttctgtccttgtcggatccttgtttgatgttcgctgttctgtgtccttgttccgccctgtcgtgttttaccttcttcagatgctgcgtgtgagcaggtgtcaatgtcagctacggccggtgtcTTCCAGATgctgcgacctgcagtctgtggtcgcgtctccagtcattcctctctactgacgagtggatttcagttttcctgtttttgcatttacctagataatatccaggtcgcttttgtttaaaactggaataaagCTGTCTCCAGTCATTAACAAGTGGagtgtgatttatttcagcttttatttctactgcgctcaattagtatttgctagTCCAGAGCTTCCGAATGTTCTtatttatgtgtagttgcctgtcagcaatTCAACTACTTCACGTTCCGTTCGTTCTTTTATTGTTTTTGTGCGTTTCATTTAATAAACATGTGACATATCACAATGCGCTTTGGCGAATGTTCTTAACGTGacaccaagctgtttaaagacacagtcaacttagtgtatgtaaacttctgacccactggaattgtgatatagtgaattataagtgacataatctgtctgtaaacaattgttggaaaaattacttgtgtcatgtacaaagtagatgtcctaaccgacttgcaaacactatagtttgttaacaagaaatctgtggagtggttgaaaaacaagttttaatgactccaacctaagtgtatgtaaacttctgactttaattgtctgtattcccagtcatgtgaaatccatagattagggtctaattcaTTTAtaacaattgactgatttctttatatgaactgtaactcagtaaaatcgtgtTGAGTGAAAAAATTCTAGAATTAACTAATTGCATAAATGATTGGGCCTACTACTGTTTTAGGTGTTCTGGGTCAGAACTGTCAACATGATTTACACCCATCAGAATATCTGTGCTGTGAAGGGCTCAACAGTGGAACTGCCCTGCACATATCAACATCCAAGTTATCATGTAGTCTCAGAACCAAACTGGTATATCCAAGAGAAATGTAATGAGGCGCCTAAAATCCTGAGCTCGGTCCAGAGTATGCAGGTTGTGCTGAGTACCTT
Encoded here:
- the LOC124021454 gene encoding zinc finger protein 501-like isoform X2; this encodes MDPDKASPSPSTLQESPGRLPLRTLLLGLVDCRKTPGQSGTERGEGEEEHGDMISLRDIPNRCSLSGRGLSSGEPQQHYDADKKEKSLSRSEHLKHQHRGTGKKPHHCSVCGKSFAKQDLTNHEQIHTLEHASNTLKSQRINSGEGPYTCFDCGKYLNQSRAQTNHKHTGVKPYSCDQCGKSFNHSGSLTIHQRIHTGEKPYSCDQCGKSFNHSGSLTLHQRIHTGEKPYSCDQCGKSFNQSGSLTLHQRIHTGVKPYSCDQCGKSFNHSGNLTTHQLIHTGAKPYNCDHCGKSFSRSGDLIKHQRIHTGEKPYSCDQCGKNFNQSGHLTAHQRIHTGEKPYSCDQCEKSFRTSDHLTIHQRIHTGEKPYSCDQCEKIFRTSDHLTIHQHIHTGEKPYSCDQCGKSFRTSDHLTKHQRIHTGEKPYRCDQCGKSFSRSGSLTTHQLIHTGEKPYRCDQCGKSFARSGSLIKHQKAQTCFLSSPFSLAPVPDP
- the LOC124021454 gene encoding uncharacterized protein LOC124021454 isoform X3, which encodes MPYKETMASAMDQDKASPSPSTLQESPGRLPLRTLLLGLVDCRKTPGQSGTERGEGEEEHGDMISLRDIPNRCSLSGRGLSSGEPQQHYDADKKEKSLSRSEHLKHQHRVYKRTNGTAPKELLTVSLLESLQLADNK
- the LOC124021454 gene encoding uncharacterized protein LOC124021454 isoform X4; this encodes MPYKETMASAMDQDKASPSPSTLQESPGRLPLRTLLLGLVDCRKTPGQSGTERGEGEEEHGDMISLRDIPNRCSLSGRGLSSGEPQQHYDADKKEKSLSRSEHLKHQHRGAG
- the LOC124021454 gene encoding zinc finger protein 501-like isoform X1, which produces MDRDKASPSPSTLQESPGRLPLRTLLLGLVDCRKTPGQSGTERGEGEEEHGDMISLRDIPNRCSLSGRGLSSGEPQQHYDADKKEKSLSRSEHLKHQHRGTGKKPHHCSVCGKSFAKQDLTNHEQIHTLEHASNTLKSQRINSGEGPYTCFDCGKYLNQSRAQTNHKHTGVKPYSCDQCGKSFNHSGSLTIHQRIHTGEKPYSCDQCGKSFNHSGSLTLHQRIHTGEKPYSCDQCGKSFNQSGSLTLHQRIHTGVKPYSCDQCGKSFNHSGNLTTHQLIHTGAKPYNCDHCGKSFSRSGDLIKHQRIHTGEKPYSCDQCGKNFNQSGHLTAHQRIHTGEKPYSCDQCEKSFRTSDHLTIHQRIHTGEKPYSCDQCEKIFRTSDHLTIHQHIHTGEKPYSCDQCGKSFRTSDHLTKHQRIHTGEKPYRCDQCGKSFSRSGSLTTHQLIHTGEKPYRCDQCGKSFARSGSLIKHQKAQTCFLSSPFSLAPVPDP